The Melioribacteraceae bacterium 4301-Me genome contains the following window.
ATTGTATCGGCTGCTTTTTGTACCTCATCTACAACTTTAATTCTTTCTTTCTCAAGACTTTTCAGTACAGCAGATACTTTTGCTATTACTACTTTAGGACTAGCAGTTTTAATTATATAATCTTCTATTTCGAGGTCATACCCTTTCAATATATCGTCTTCTTCACCTTTTGCAGTAAGAAATATAAATGGGATATTTCTCAATTCAGGGTTGTTCAGCAGCATTTTTCTAAATTCAAAGCCATCTACCTCTGGCATCATGATATCACTGATTATTAAATCTGGTTTGTTTTTGCTTGCAAGTTCAAAACCCTCCTTGCCGTTTGCTGCTAATAATATATTGTAACCTGCTCTAGATAAATTATATTGAAACAATTTTGCGATGTTCAACTCATCTTCTACAAGAAGAATTAAATTTCCTTGAGATTTTTCTTTTTCCAAGAATCACCTTTATTTTGATTGAAAGCTCCTTACTGCCTCTTGAAGTTCAGTAAAAGTATCGAAGACTCTAAATAATCTTGTTAGCTCGAACATGGCGCGCACGGTGGGTTGAAGTCCAACTAACTTTAAATCGCCGCCATTTTTCGTGGCTCTTTTTAAAGTAGAGACTAAAGCACCCAAGAAACTTGAATCA
Protein-coding sequences here:
- a CDS encoding STAS domain-containing protein, whose protein sequence is MKIFEEIIDDIVVEVVNVPRATLSESEELKSLVYSKIDNGYKKIIVDLTSCEFIDSSFLGALVSTLKRATKNGGDLKLVGLQPTVRAMFELTRLFRVFDTFTELQEAVRSFQSK